The Pasteurella multocida genome contains a region encoding:
- a CDS encoding L-threonylcarbamoyladenylate synthase gives MSQFFYIHPENPQVRLINQAVEILRAGGVIVYPTDSGYALGCMIGDKHAMDRIVQIRQLPEGHNFTLVCSDLSELSTYSLVNNMAYRLIKNNTPGRYTFILTATKELPRRLMTSKRKTIGIRVPDNQIALALLSTLGEPILSCSLMLPGEENVTQSDPEEIRDRLEKQVDLIIHGGYLGAEPTTVVDLTNDTPIIIREGSGSTAPFV, from the coding sequence ATGAGTCAATTTTTTTATATTCATCCAGAAAATCCACAAGTACGTTTAATTAATCAAGCGGTGGAGATTTTGCGTGCTGGTGGTGTGATTGTTTATCCGACTGATTCTGGTTATGCACTGGGATGTATGATCGGTGATAAACATGCGATGGATCGCATTGTACAGATCCGCCAATTACCTGAAGGGCATAATTTTACACTTGTCTGCAGTGACTTATCAGAATTATCTACCTATTCATTGGTGAATAATATGGCGTACCGCTTGATTAAAAATAATACGCCAGGTCGTTATACTTTTATTTTAACGGCAACAAAAGAATTACCACGACGTTTAATGACGTCAAAACGTAAAACTATTGGGATTCGTGTACCTGACAATCAAATTGCATTAGCGTTATTAAGCACCTTAGGGGAGCCGATTTTATCTTGTTCCTTGATGTTACCGGGTGAGGAAAATGTTACCCAGTCAGATCCTGAAGAGATTCGAGATCGTTTAGAAAAACAGGTGGATTTGATTATTCATGGTGGTTATCTCGGCGCAGAACCAACAACTGTGGTTGATTTAACAAACGATACCCCGATAATTATCCGCGAAGGGAGTGGGTCTACCGCGCCTTTTGTCTAA
- the pyk gene encoding pyruvate kinase: MSRRLRRTKIVCTMGPSTERGNNLEKIIMAGANVVRMNFSHGTPEDHIGRAEKVREVAKKLGKTVAILGDLQGPKIRVSTFKDGKIFLNIGDKFVLDADLPKGEGTQEGVGLDYKTLPQDVVPGDILLLDDGRVQLKVLSTEGNKVFTEVTVGGPLSNNKGINKLGGGLSADALTEKDKNDILLAAKIGVDYLAVSFPRSSADLNYARELAEAAGLKAKIVAKVERAETVATTEAMDDIILASDVIMVARGDLGVEIGDPELVGVQKKLIRRARQLNRVVITATQMMESMISNPMPTRAEVMDVANAVLDGTDAVMLSAETAAGQYPAETVATMAKVCLGAEKMPSINVSRHRMDITFDSIEESVAMSAMYAANHMKGVAAIIAMTHTGRTALLMSRISSGLPIFALSRNQDALNLCALYRGVTPVHFDEVSRNSKGAAAAIRLLKEKGFLVSGDLVLLTQGDELLASGTNTCRTLVVE, encoded by the coding sequence ATGTCTAGAAGACTAAGAAGAACGAAGATTGTATGTACAATGGGACCGTCAACAGAGCGTGGGAATAATCTTGAAAAAATTATCATGGCTGGCGCGAATGTTGTTCGTATGAACTTTTCTCATGGCACACCAGAAGATCATATCGGTCGCGCGGAGAAAGTACGTGAAGTGGCAAAAAAACTTGGAAAAACCGTTGCTATTTTAGGTGATTTACAAGGCCCTAAAATCCGTGTCTCAACTTTCAAAGATGGTAAAATTTTCTTAAATATTGGTGATAAATTTGTGCTTGATGCCGATTTACCAAAAGGTGAAGGTACGCAAGAAGGTGTTGGTTTAGACTACAAAACATTACCACAAGACGTTGTGCCAGGCGATATTTTATTGTTAGATGATGGTCGTGTTCAATTAAAAGTCTTATCTACAGAAGGTAATAAAGTTTTTACTGAAGTCACTGTTGGTGGTCCATTATCGAACAATAAAGGTATTAACAAGTTAGGCGGAGGTTTATCTGCTGATGCATTAACTGAAAAAGATAAAAATGATATTTTATTGGCAGCAAAAATCGGTGTAGATTATTTAGCGGTTTCTTTCCCTCGTTCAAGTGCAGATTTAAACTATGCGCGTGAGTTAGCTGAAGCCGCAGGCTTAAAAGCAAAAATCGTGGCAAAAGTAGAACGTGCAGAAACTGTTGCAACCACTGAAGCAATGGATGACATTATTTTAGCATCAGATGTCATCATGGTAGCACGTGGTGACTTAGGGGTTGAAATTGGTGACCCTGAATTAGTGGGTGTACAGAAAAAATTAATCCGTCGCGCACGTCAATTAAACCGTGTTGTTATTACAGCAACACAAATGATGGAATCTATGATTAGCAATCCAATGCCGACTCGTGCGGAAGTGATGGACGTAGCGAATGCCGTATTAGATGGTACAGACGCCGTGATGCTTTCTGCAGAAACAGCGGCAGGGCAATATCCAGCAGAAACAGTGGCTACCATGGCAAAAGTGTGTTTAGGTGCTGAAAAAATGCCAAGCATCAATGTTTCTCGTCACCGTATGGATATCACTTTTGATTCTATCGAAGAATCCGTTGCAATGTCTGCAATGTATGCTGCAAACCACATGAAAGGTGTTGCTGCAATTATTGCAATGACACATACTGGACGTACCGCGTTATTAATGTCACGTATTAGTTCTGGTTTACCGATTTTTGCCTTATCTCGTAACCAAGATGCATTAAATCTTTGTGCATTATACCGTGGTGTTACACCTGTTCATTTTGATGAAGTCAGCCGTAATTCAAAAGGTGCAGCTGCAGCGATTCGTTTGTTAAAAGAGAAAGGTTTCTTAGTATCGGGTGATTTAGTTCTTTTAACTCAAGGTGATGAATTGTTAGCAAGTGGTACAAATACTTGCCGTACACTAGTTGTAGAATAA
- the cysB gene encoding HTH-type transcriptional regulator CysB: protein MKIQQLRYIVEIVNQNLNVTEAANALFTSQPGISKQVRLLEDELGLEIFERNGKHIKSLTPAGQKIVAIARELLVKTQSIRAVANEYTQPNHGVLRIATTNTQARYVLPPVIERFSKKYPDVSLHIHQGSPTQIYDALLSGEVDIAITTEAQYLFDDVVLLPCYMWNRSVLIKHDHPLAQCKNLTIEELGKYPLVTYTFGFTGVSDLDYAFNRAGILPNIVFTATDADVIKTYVRLGLGVGIMASMAHTKDDGDLLALNADHLFNPSTVQIAFKHSTFLRAYMYDFIQYFSPHLTRELVEKAERLRDNNAVKKLFEGIELAIR, encoded by the coding sequence ATGAAAATACAACAATTACGTTATATTGTAGAAATTGTTAATCAAAATTTAAATGTAACAGAGGCAGCAAACGCGCTTTTTACTTCTCAACCGGGGATCAGCAAACAAGTCCGTTTATTAGAAGATGAACTCGGTTTAGAAATTTTTGAACGCAATGGGAAGCATATTAAATCCTTAACGCCGGCAGGACAAAAAATCGTAGCGATTGCACGGGAGCTCTTAGTCAAAACACAAAGTATTAGAGCGGTAGCAAATGAATACACTCAACCCAACCATGGCGTTTTGCGTATTGCTACTACCAATACACAAGCACGATATGTGTTACCGCCAGTGATTGAACGTTTTTCAAAGAAGTATCCTGATGTCAGTTTGCATATTCATCAAGGTTCACCAACGCAGATTTATGATGCGTTGTTATCTGGTGAAGTGGATATTGCGATTACCACTGAAGCGCAGTATTTATTTGATGATGTGGTGCTTTTACCTTGTTATATGTGGAATCGTTCGGTACTGATTAAGCATGATCATCCCCTTGCACAATGTAAAAACCTGACCATTGAAGAATTAGGAAAATATCCTCTTGTGACCTATACCTTTGGTTTTACGGGAGTGTCCGATTTGGATTATGCTTTTAATCGTGCTGGGATTCTACCTAATATCGTTTTTACGGCTACCGATGCGGATGTGATCAAAACCTATGTCCGTTTAGGTTTAGGGGTGGGCATTATGGCGTCTATGGCGCATACAAAAGATGATGGTGATTTACTTGCTTTAAATGCGGATCATCTCTTTAATCCAAGTACGGTACAAATTGCATTTAAACACAGCACTTTCTTACGTGCGTACATGTATGATTTTATTCAGTATTTCTCACCGCACTTAACACGTGAATTAGTTGAAAAAGCAGAGCGATTACGTGATAACAATGCAGTGAAAAAACTGTTTGAAGGCATTGAATTAGCGATACGTTAA
- the tehB gene encoding SAM-dependent methyltransferase TehB, translated as MQNELICYKRMPIWTASSLPQMFQEKHNTKIGTWGKLSVLKGKLKFYELTETGETIQEHIFTPETAIPLVEPQAWHKVEAMSEDLECVLEFHCKKKDYFHKKYNMTPTHSEVKSAVEILSPCKVLDLGCGQGRNSLFLSLLGYNVTAWDHNENSIKFLQDTAEKENLTIQTALYDINSAKISENYDFILSTVVFMFLKPQHISQIIENMQTHTNVGGYNLIVAAMSTEEVPCPVPFSFTFKENELKTYYQDWELVKYNEEMGELHKTDENGNRIKMKFVTMLAKKK; from the coding sequence ATGCAAAATGAACTCATTTGTTATAAAAGAATGCCAATTTGGACAGCCTCCAGTTTGCCGCAAATGTTTCAAGAAAAACATAATACGAAAATTGGGACATGGGGAAAATTAAGCGTACTAAAAGGGAAACTCAAATTCTACGAATTGACGGAAACGGGAGAAACAATCCAAGAACATATTTTTACACCAGAAACGGCTATTCCTCTTGTTGAACCGCAGGCTTGGCATAAAGTAGAAGCCATGTCAGAAGATCTAGAATGTGTTCTTGAATTTCATTGTAAGAAAAAAGACTACTTTCATAAAAAATACAATATGACCCCAACGCATTCGGAAGTGAAAAGTGCGGTGGAAATATTGTCACCTTGTAAAGTATTAGACTTGGGCTGCGGTCAAGGACGTAATTCACTCTTCTTAAGCCTGTTAGGTTACAATGTCACAGCTTGGGATCACAACGAGAACAGTATCAAATTTTTACAAGACACTGCCGAAAAAGAAAATCTTACTATTCAGACCGCACTTTATGACATCAATAGTGCAAAGATCAGCGAAAATTATGATTTTATTTTGTCCACTGTCGTCTTTATGTTTCTCAAGCCACAACACATCTCACAGATTATTGAAAACATGCAAACGCATACCAATGTGGGAGGCTATAATTTAATTGTTGCGGCGATGTCAACGGAAGAGGTCCCTTGTCCTGTCCCCTTTTCTTTTACTTTTAAAGAAAATGAATTAAAAACCTATTATCAAGATTGGGAATTGGTTAAATACAACGAAGAAATGGGCGAATTACATAAAACCGATGAAAATGGTAATCGAATTAAAATGAAATTTGTCACGATGCTCGCTAAGAAAAAATAA
- a CDS encoding alpha-2-macroglobulin codes for MNKQYFLSLFSTLAVALTLSGCWDKKQDEANAIQFNVNPIEITNYDETLKEVYPLVISFSGPAAPITSVNKELTQGISIEPALKGKWVWNSDTLLSFKPETDWPTGQDYRVKIDKKILNPQLHYTQKLNEPVVFKTPEFKATLVEQYFHQDPTQAQVRHAIFKLSFTHPVDRQKFEKALQVNLVRKNNDNTQNILSPLKFNVRYGEKDLVAWVNSDNVALAQSDNQYIEVKIDKNLTALLGNNSLETDIISSVKVPTKYSLDFSTGILIAQNEKNEAEQVLHLNFTHSIKGNELEKHISAYLLPEFTPENHPHWRYNLISRDVLQHAVAVPLQRLATETTYANQQSFKLDIPEKRCLYIEVQNKITALGGYEMKGALGDLACAPDYPKYVGFVGKGSILSSIGERKVTIATRNFTKVKLEIGRIQEEQLRHLIALNQGNFQNPDLGQLKIDNIADFFTKNYTLNNKKPQETTYLGIDLEKIVKQAEPAMGIYWLKVTGDSDNPNSTLRDTSQHMDWRNDASNQFSDYRLIVISDLGVIAKKAVDGTQSVFVQSISRGEPVEGATVSVISRNGSIIKSDYTNEQGVVNFSSLAHFKQELAPVMYLVSTQESLSFLPIDKYDRNLDYSRFDVGGIYASENAASLKAYLFNDRGIYRPNETLHTGIITKAQDWQLALNNIPLQFNLYSPSGMLMHKQTIRLEKSGLNSVSFTLPETAETGEWFAELLVTEKNNQTEIGSMTFQVQEFQPDNLKIKTTFNQAHAEGWVAPQDLVATVQLANLFGTPAQNRKVQANLTLQPLLPKFSQYADYRFFDNQRNKSAILYETELNEQVTDKEGKAHFPIDLTQYAENTAQMLYFTADGFENDSGRAVSTVKSVMVSAQPWLIGYQTKNDLAYLKRNTPAVVNFIAVNPKLEKVAVEHLKATLLERKYVSVLTQQASGAYKYESKLIENEIEQTTLQINAMGTDFTLNTGKSGDYVLVLSNEHDQEVNRIHYAVIGNQNVSVAMDKNTELKLRLNKKQFKPHEEIEIAIHAPYAGTGLITIESDRVYAHKWFKATTNSSVQRIQLPENFEGTGYVNVQFSRDIHSDDIFTSPLSYGVVPFTVNVDNRRLKLQLDSPKKVKSGETVEFKLSSDKPSKALIYAVNEGILQVAGYQFTDPLSYFFPKYALQVQTAQILDLILPEFSKVMQFAQTGGDADMNMELAMKMAMANMNPFKRKTDKPVAYWSGIVDIHGEKTVSYQIPEEFNGNLKVMAIALSHDGKHLGHVATETLVRNDLILSPTVPLTLTPGDESEINVVIANNTNKAQRVNLKATLEPQLSFIGEAEKVIDIAPMSESRADFVIKATQELGSTTIRFIASYEDAQQQKVDAVRHVTLSVRPIMPKQFATQIQKVAAGKTVTSPLPMSLFPQHRQQSALFSAAPLALAQGVSTYLTHYDNYCTEQMISAAMPMVLFSKNPAYQPLLTALSRKAPQNIGSTGTHDTLEKAFKLLPSRQTEYGHYGIWNNVEEGNLFVTAYVAHFLIEARERHLVLPKAWFGQHGLFNNTISALEEQSVPQEGDSLATLRQRAYSAYLLTRLAKVPSNALLSIRTQLEQQFSAEEWQKDTVSAWLAAAYHMLKQDNEANKLIEPVINQLVAARPAQWTYDAYSDPLIKDSTMLYVIARHFPVQLSKVSDSVLERIVQDLNQQRYNTLSSSMVLLALDAYAQQHQSELANLQIQHQGKEISQSTPLFRFADLADTQMDISFVNNSQQPAWFALSQVGYPQNAAQQALSQGLEVDRSYTDKEGKPIRQVKIGDVIYVTVKIRASTDYVSDVIITDLYPAGFEVLWQQGAEDDFEDSWLAQHTELREDRLLSYLDAEKEMKVLKYQLKAVNIGTFQIPPIYAESMYDRAIKAYSASEGQIKVSK; via the coding sequence ATGAATAAACAATATTTTCTCTCCCTCTTTAGTACATTAGCCGTTGCTCTAACGCTTTCTGGCTGCTGGGATAAAAAGCAAGATGAGGCTAATGCCATTCAATTCAATGTCAATCCAATAGAAATCACCAATTATGATGAAACACTGAAAGAAGTCTATCCGCTTGTTATCTCTTTCTCTGGTCCTGCCGCACCGATTACCTCGGTCAATAAAGAGCTTACACAAGGCATTTCTATTGAACCCGCATTAAAAGGAAAATGGGTTTGGAACAGTGACACCCTACTTTCATTTAAACCGGAAACTGATTGGCCAACAGGGCAAGATTATCGTGTTAAAATTGATAAAAAAATACTCAATCCTCAATTACACTATACGCAAAAATTAAACGAACCCGTCGTCTTTAAAACGCCAGAATTTAAAGCGACTTTAGTTGAACAATATTTTCATCAAGATCCTACGCAAGCACAGGTCCGCCACGCTATTTTCAAACTGTCGTTTACCCATCCTGTGGATCGTCAAAAATTTGAAAAAGCATTACAAGTCAATTTAGTGCGTAAAAACAACGACAATACACAAAATATCCTTTCCCCGTTAAAATTTAATGTTCGTTATGGTGAAAAAGATTTAGTTGCCTGGGTCAACTCAGACAACGTAGCACTCGCACAAAGCGACAACCAGTATATTGAAGTCAAAATAGATAAAAATCTCACCGCACTTTTAGGCAATAACTCGCTCGAAACAGACATCATTTCGTCTGTCAAAGTGCCGACGAAATACAGCTTGGATTTCTCAACTGGGATTTTGATTGCACAAAATGAGAAAAACGAAGCCGAACAAGTTTTACACTTAAATTTTACCCATAGCATTAAAGGTAATGAATTAGAAAAACATATTTCCGCTTATTTATTACCAGAGTTTACGCCTGAAAATCATCCTCATTGGCGTTATAACCTTATCAGTCGCGATGTTCTACAACATGCCGTTGCAGTTCCCCTCCAACGCCTAGCAACAGAAACGACTTATGCTAATCAACAAAGCTTTAAACTGGATATTCCTGAAAAACGCTGCTTATATATTGAAGTCCAAAATAAAATCACTGCCTTGGGTGGCTATGAAATGAAAGGGGCATTAGGCGATCTTGCCTGTGCACCAGATTATCCAAAATATGTTGGATTTGTTGGAAAAGGTTCAATTCTTTCTTCTATTGGTGAAAGAAAAGTGACTATTGCGACACGCAACTTTACAAAAGTTAAACTTGAAATTGGACGTATTCAAGAAGAACAATTACGTCACTTAATCGCGTTAAATCAAGGTAACTTCCAAAATCCCGATCTCGGTCAGCTAAAAATCGACAATATTGCTGACTTCTTTACTAAAAACTACACACTGAATAATAAAAAACCACAAGAAACGACTTATCTTGGTATTGATCTAGAGAAAATCGTAAAACAAGCTGAACCTGCCATGGGAATCTACTGGTTAAAAGTCACAGGTGATAGCGACAACCCGAACTCAACTTTACGTGATACATCACAACATATGGATTGGCGTAATGATGCGAGCAATCAGTTCAGTGATTACCGTTTAATTGTGATCAGTGATTTAGGCGTCATTGCCAAAAAAGCCGTTGATGGAACACAAAGTGTATTTGTCCAATCGATCAGTCGTGGAGAACCGGTTGAAGGGGCCACTGTTTCGGTAATTAGCCGTAATGGTTCTATTATTAAGAGCGATTATACTAATGAACAAGGCGTAGTAAACTTTTCCTCATTAGCGCATTTTAAACAAGAATTAGCGCCCGTGATGTATTTGGTTTCAACCCAAGAAAGTCTCTCTTTCTTACCTATTGATAAATATGATCGTAATTTAGATTATTCGCGCTTCGATGTAGGGGGGATTTATGCTAGTGAAAATGCTGCGAGCTTAAAAGCTTATTTATTTAATGACCGCGGTATCTATCGTCCAAATGAAACCTTACATACGGGGATCATTACTAAAGCACAAGATTGGCAGCTTGCGTTAAATAACATTCCACTTCAATTTAATCTCTATTCGCCGAGTGGCATGTTGATGCACAAGCAAACCATTCGTTTAGAAAAGAGCGGTCTGAATTCCGTCAGTTTTACTTTGCCTGAAACGGCAGAAACGGGTGAATGGTTTGCAGAATTACTGGTCACGGAAAAAAATAACCAAACCGAAATCGGTTCAATGACATTCCAAGTACAAGAATTTCAACCCGATAACTTAAAAATCAAAACAACCTTTAATCAAGCTCATGCCGAGGGATGGGTGGCACCACAAGATTTAGTCGCTACAGTACAACTTGCTAATCTGTTCGGCACACCGGCACAAAACCGTAAAGTGCAGGCAAATTTAACGCTACAACCCCTGCTCCCTAAATTTAGTCAATATGCAGATTATCGTTTCTTTGATAATCAACGCAATAAATCCGCGATTCTGTATGAAACTGAATTGAATGAGCAAGTAACAGATAAAGAAGGTAAAGCCCACTTCCCTATTGATTTAACGCAATATGCGGAAAATACCGCACAGATGCTGTATTTTACGGCTGATGGTTTTGAAAATGACAGTGGACGTGCTGTATCGACGGTGAAATCAGTCATGGTGTCAGCACAACCTTGGTTAATCGGTTATCAAACGAAAAACGATTTAGCCTATTTGAAGCGTAATACACCGGCTGTGGTCAATTTCATTGCAGTTAATCCAAAATTAGAAAAAGTGGCGGTTGAGCATCTCAAAGCCACCTTATTAGAACGTAAGTATGTTTCAGTCCTGACACAACAAGCATCAGGCGCTTACAAATATGAGTCTAAGTTAATTGAAAATGAAATTGAGCAAACAACCCTACAGATTAACGCAATGGGTACTGATTTTACTTTAAATACTGGTAAGAGTGGTGATTATGTTCTGGTTTTAAGTAACGAACATGATCAAGAGGTAAATCGTATTCACTATGCTGTGATCGGGAATCAAAATGTCAGTGTGGCAATGGATAAAAATACCGAGCTCAAATTGCGTTTAAATAAAAAACAATTTAAACCGCATGAAGAAATCGAAATTGCGATTCATGCCCCTTATGCAGGAACAGGCTTAATTACCATTGAAAGTGATCGTGTCTATGCACATAAATGGTTTAAAGCCACCACAAACAGTTCTGTACAACGTATCCAATTACCAGAAAATTTTGAGGGTACTGGGTATGTTAATGTCCAATTCTCACGTGATATTCATTCCGATGATATTTTTACTAGCCCATTAAGTTATGGCGTTGTGCCTTTTACAGTCAATGTAGATAATCGACGCTTAAAATTGCAGCTAGATAGCCCGAAAAAAGTGAAATCCGGCGAAACGGTAGAATTTAAATTAAGCAGTGATAAGCCGAGTAAAGCCCTTATCTATGCAGTAAATGAGGGAATCTTACAAGTAGCAGGCTATCAATTTACGGACCCATTAAGCTATTTCTTCCCGAAATATGCACTACAAGTACAAACTGCCCAAATCCTTGATCTTATTTTGCCTGAATTCAGCAAAGTAATGCAGTTTGCACAAACAGGTGGGGATGCGGATATGAACATGGAGCTGGCAATGAAAATGGCAATGGCAAATATGAACCCATTTAAGCGAAAAACAGATAAACCTGTCGCTTATTGGTCTGGCATTGTCGATATCCATGGTGAGAAAACCGTCAGTTATCAAATTCCAGAGGAATTTAACGGTAACTTAAAAGTCATGGCGATTGCGCTTTCTCATGACGGTAAACACTTGGGACACGTTGCAACAGAGACACTTGTTCGTAATGATTTGATTCTTTCACCAACTGTGCCACTCACGTTAACGCCGGGCGATGAATCAGAAATAAATGTTGTCATCGCGAATAACACAAATAAAGCGCAACGAGTGAATCTCAAAGCTACTCTTGAACCACAGCTAAGCTTTATTGGCGAAGCTGAAAAAGTCATTGATATTGCGCCAATGTCAGAAAGCCGTGCTGACTTTGTGATTAAAGCTACGCAAGAACTGGGTTCTACCACTATTCGCTTTATAGCGAGTTATGAAGACGCTCAGCAACAAAAAGTCGATGCTGTCCGTCATGTTACTCTTTCTGTTCGTCCAATTATGCCAAAACAATTTGCTACGCAAATTCAAAAAGTCGCGGCAGGAAAAACTGTAACGAGTCCATTACCTATGAGCCTCTTCCCACAACATCGTCAGCAGTCTGCCTTATTCTCAGCTGCGCCGCTTGCTTTAGCACAGGGGGTATCGACTTATCTAACGCATTATGATAATTACTGCACTGAACAAATGATCAGTGCCGCGATGCCAATGGTCCTCTTTAGCAAAAATCCAGCATATCAACCATTATTGACCGCACTTTCACGGAAAGCGCCTCAAAATATAGGTTCAACCGGTACGCATGATACGTTAGAAAAAGCCTTCAAGCTGTTACCAAGTCGCCAAACAGAATATGGTCACTACGGTATTTGGAATAACGTTGAAGAAGGTAACCTTTTCGTCACAGCTTATGTTGCGCATTTCTTAATTGAAGCAAGAGAACGTCATCTCGTCTTACCAAAAGCTTGGTTTGGACAACATGGTTTATTTAACAACACAATAAGTGCATTAGAAGAACAAAGTGTGCCACAAGAAGGAGATAGCTTAGCGACACTACGTCAACGCGCTTACTCTGCTTATTTATTAACACGCTTAGCCAAAGTACCCTCCAATGCCTTATTGTCGATTCGTACTCAGCTCGAGCAACAATTTAGTGCAGAAGAGTGGCAAAAAGACACTGTTTCTGCATGGTTGGCAGCGGCTTATCACATGCTAAAACAAGACAATGAGGCCAATAAGTTGATTGAACCTGTTATCAATCAATTAGTTGCAGCACGCCCAGCACAATGGACATATGATGCATACAGTGACCCATTGATTAAAGACAGCACAATGTTGTATGTGATTGCACGTCACTTCCCTGTTCAGCTCTCGAAAGTTTCAGACAGTGTATTGGAACGTATCGTGCAAGATCTGAATCAGCAGCGCTATAACACACTCTCTTCTTCGATGGTATTGCTCGCATTGGATGCTTATGCACAGCAACACCAAAGTGAATTAGCAAACTTACAAATTCAACACCAAGGTAAAGAGATTAGTCAAAGTACACCGCTGTTCCGTTTTGCAGATTTAGCCGATACACAGATGGATATCAGTTTTGTCAATAATAGCCAACAACCCGCATGGTTTGCCTTAAGCCAAGTTGGCTATCCACAAAACGCCGCACAACAAGCTTTATCTCAAGGATTAGAAGTGGATCGCAGCTATACGGATAAAGAAGGGAAACCTATTCGTCAGGTTAAAATTGGCGATGTGATTTATGTCACCGTGAAAATCCGAGCAAGTACAGACTACGTGAGTGATGTCATCATCACCGATCTCTATCCGGCAGGCTTTGAAGTACTTTGGCAACAAGGTGCAGAAGATGATTTTGAAGATAGCTGGTTAGCACAACATACTGAGTTACGAGAAGATCGCTTACTCAGTTATTTAGACGCGGAAAAAGAAATGAAAGTCTTAAAATATCAATTAAAAGCGGTCAATATTGGCACTTTCCAGATTCCGCCAATTTATGCAGAAAGTATGTATGACCGTGCTATTAAAGCGTATTCCGCGAGTGAAGGACAAATTAAAGTCAGCAAATAA
- the dapD gene encoding 2,3,4,5-tetrahydropyridine-2,6-dicarboxylate N-succinyltransferase translates to MSLQHIIEAAFEKRAEITPKTVDAQTRAAIEEAIEGLDSGKYRVAEKIDGEWVTHQWLKKAVLLSFRINDNELVAGSETNYYDKVPMKFAEYDAARFQQEGFRVVPPAAVRKGAYIAKNTVLMPSYVNIGARVDEGTMVDTWATVGSCAQIGKNVHLSGGVGIGGVLEPLQANPTIIEDNCFIGARSEIVEGVIVEEGSVISMGVFIGQSTKIYDRETGEVTYGRVPAGSVVVSGSLPSKCGKYSLYCAVIVKKVDAKTLGKVGINELLRTIDE, encoded by the coding sequence ATGTCATTACAACATATCATTGAAGCCGCTTTTGAAAAGCGCGCAGAAATTACCCCAAAAACAGTCGATGCACAAACGCGAGCCGCGATTGAAGAAGCGATTGAAGGCTTAGATTCGGGAAAATATCGCGTAGCAGAAAAAATTGATGGAGAATGGGTCACACATCAATGGTTAAAAAAAGCAGTGTTATTGTCTTTCCGTATTAATGATAATGAGTTAGTCGCCGGCAGTGAGACAAATTACTATGATAAAGTGCCAATGAAATTTGCTGAATATGATGCGGCACGTTTTCAACAAGAGGGTTTCCGTGTTGTGCCTCCTGCAGCTGTGCGTAAAGGCGCCTATATCGCTAAAAATACAGTTTTAATGCCATCTTATGTCAATATTGGTGCCCGTGTTGATGAAGGTACTATGGTGGATACTTGGGCAACGGTTGGTTCTTGTGCGCAAATTGGTAAAAATGTGCATTTATCAGGCGGTGTTGGCATTGGTGGGGTATTAGAACCATTGCAAGCCAATCCAACGATTATTGAAGATAACTGTTTTATTGGTGCACGCTCTGAAATTGTCGAAGGGGTGATTGTGGAAGAAGGGTCTGTCATCTCTATGGGCGTTTTCATTGGACAATCAACCAAAATTTACGATCGTGAAACGGGCGAAGTAACTTATGGTCGAGTTCCTGCGGGGTCTGTGGTGGTTTCGGGCAGCCTTCCATCTAAATGTGGCAAATATAGTTTATATTGCGCTGTAATCGTGAAAAAAGTCGATGCTAAAACCTTAGGTAAAGTCGGTATTAACGAATTATTACGAACAATTGATGAATAG
- a CDS encoding cold-shock protein, producing the protein MSKLNGTVKWFNSDKGFGFITPADGGKDLFVHFSGIIGSNYRTLNEGDRVEYSVQDSQRGPSAIDVKAI; encoded by the coding sequence ATGTCTAAATTAAACGGTACAGTAAAATGGTTCAACTCTGACAAAGGTTTTGGTTTCATCACGCCAGCAGACGGCGGTAAAGATCTTTTCGTTCATTTTTCAGGTATCATCGGTTCTAACTACAGAACATTAAATGAAGGTGACCGCGTAGAATACAGCGTTCAAGATTCACAACGTGGACCTTCAGCGATTGATGTAAAAGCAATCTAA